The Hymenobacter sp. 5317J-9 genome has a window encoding:
- a CDS encoding aspartate kinase translates to MLTVEKIGGTSMTAFADVLDNIIFHGRQGAALYNRIFVVSAYANVTNWLLENKKTGAPGVYHRISQHQEFRAALQDVAAKLQELNKNYEPLGLNLAVADAFIQQRIDQAQTYLDSLVNVLASGYVNSANILQAAREILASIGEAHSAFNSVNILQNLGVNATLVDLSGFDDAQALTIDERIKQAFANIDFATTICIATGYTKGTEGIMREFDRGYSEVTFSKIAVAVRPQEAIIHKEYHLCSADPNLVGVDHCRPVGFTNYDVADQLADVGMEAIHPKASKPLEINAIDLRIKNTFEPAHPGTLITRDFVSPDKHIEVITGTDKVVMIDIHDPLMVGTAGFDLHLMQVFYDLDVSYIFKATSANSISVLVWAKDLKPALTAELQAKYEQVTIEEAALVCLIGSNIDEPGLLARAAGALAEAGINIRSAGFALRKVNIQFIVGREEYRPAIVALNQAVG, encoded by the coding sequence ATGCTTACAGTAGAAAAAATCGGCGGCACCTCGATGACCGCCTTCGCCGACGTCCTCGACAACATCATCTTCCACGGCCGGCAGGGCGCGGCGCTGTACAACCGCATTTTCGTGGTGTCGGCCTACGCCAACGTCACCAACTGGCTGCTCGAAAACAAGAAAACCGGCGCGCCCGGCGTGTATCACCGCATCAGCCAGCACCAGGAGTTTCGGGCGGCGCTGCAGGACGTGGCCGCCAAGCTGCAGGAGCTGAATAAGAACTACGAGCCCCTGGGCCTCAACCTGGCCGTGGCCGACGCCTTCATTCAGCAGCGCATCGACCAGGCCCAAACCTACCTCGACAGCCTAGTGAACGTGCTGGCCTCCGGCTACGTCAACAGTGCCAACATCCTGCAGGCGGCCCGCGAAATCTTGGCTTCAATAGGGGAGGCGCACTCGGCCTTCAACTCCGTCAACATCCTGCAAAACCTCGGCGTGAACGCCACCCTCGTCGACCTCAGCGGCTTCGACGACGCGCAGGCCCTCACCATCGATGAGCGCATCAAGCAGGCCTTTGCCAACATCGATTTCGCCACCACCATTTGCATCGCCACTGGCTACACCAAGGGCACGGAGGGCATCATGCGCGAGTTCGACCGCGGCTATTCGGAAGTCACTTTCAGCAAGATTGCCGTGGCCGTGCGGCCGCAGGAGGCCATTATTCACAAGGAGTACCACCTCTGCTCCGCCGACCCCAACCTCGTGGGCGTGGACCACTGCCGCCCCGTGGGCTTCACCAACTACGACGTGGCCGACCAGTTGGCCGACGTGGGCATGGAGGCCATTCACCCCAAAGCCTCGAAGCCGCTGGAGATAAACGCCATCGACCTGCGCATCAAAAACACCTTCGAGCCCGCGCACCCCGGCACGCTCATCACGCGCGACTTCGTGAGCCCCGACAAGCACATCGAAGTCATCACCGGCACCGACAAAGTGGTGATGATTGACATCCACGACCCGCTGATGGTGGGCACCGCCGGCTTCGACCTGCACCTGATGCAGGTGTTCTACGACCTCGACGTGAGCTACATCTTCAAAGCCACCAGCGCCAACAGCATCTCGGTGCTGGTGTGGGCCAAGGATTTGAAGCCCGCGCTCACGGCCGAGCTGCAAGCCAAATACGAGCAAGTCACCATCGAAGAAGCTGCGCTGGTTTGCCTCATCGGCTCCAACATCGACGAGCCCGGCCTGCTGGCCCGCGCCGCCGGCGCCCTGGCCGAGGCCGGCATCAACATCCGCAGTGCCGGCTTTGCCCTGCGCAAGGTCAACATCCAGTTCATAGTAGGCCGCGAGGAATACCGGCCCGCCATCGTGGCGCTGAACCAAGCCGTCGGGTAA
- a CDS encoding transposase — protein sequence MHYEPDSLYHVYNRGNNGQQLFFEPAHYHHFLRLFRQHVAPTVRVIAYCLMPNHFHFLLLTTPEGTRWDDSASSARQPMVRGLAKLLSAYSQGLNEELGRKGALFQPKTKGKLLDGPFCEVGYPLLCFQYIHQNPLRAGLSADLADWPYSSYRDYAGLRSGTLCDHASGRKLLALPAEPQEFITESTQMVDPARLRGRWL from the coding sequence ATGCACTACGAACCGGATTCGCTTTACCACGTCTACAACCGGGGCAATAATGGACAGCAGCTCTTCTTTGAGCCGGCGCATTACCACCATTTCCTGCGGCTGTTTCGGCAACACGTGGCTCCGACCGTTAGGGTAATTGCCTATTGCCTGATGCCCAATCATTTTCACTTCCTACTGCTGACCACTCCGGAAGGGACGCGCTGGGACGACTCGGCCAGCAGCGCCCGCCAACCGATGGTGCGCGGCTTGGCCAAGCTCCTGAGTGCGTATAGCCAGGGGCTGAACGAAGAGCTGGGGCGCAAGGGCGCGTTGTTCCAACCCAAGACCAAAGGCAAATTATTGGATGGGCCTTTCTGCGAAGTGGGCTATCCGCTTCTATGCTTTCAATATATTCATCAGAATCCGCTTCGGGCCGGGCTTTCGGCAGATTTGGCCGATTGGCCCTACTCCTCTTACCGTGACTATGCCGGCTTGCGCAGCGGTACGCTGTGCGACCATGCCAGCGGGCGAAAATTATTGGCCCTGCCCGCTGAGCCCCAGGAATTCATCACCGAGTCGACGCAGATGGTCGACCCAGCGCGGCTGCGCGGACGCTGGCTGTAG
- a CDS encoding PIG-L family deacetylase, which produces MLRHFRPRLAALLLLTVNCSLLTETKAQTPKTYTSSEILLGLKKLNVLGSVMYIAAHPDDENTRLIAYLANERLLETSYLSCTRGDGGQNLIGPELREGLGVIRTQELLAARRLDGGRQFFTRANDFGFSKTSDETFRIWDKEQVLADMVWVIRQRRPDVLITRFPPDARAGHGHHQASAILAAEAFDAAGDPKRFPEQLQYVQAWQPKRLFWNTGSFFVKPGENMDGYLRLDAGGYNPLLGQSYGEIAARSRSNHRSQGFGSAAQRGEALEYFQPVKGDKATKDLFEGVDQTWNRVPGGAAVGKLIEEVIRKYDPSNPSASVAGLLKVRAAIQRVPIKQGDDTRRWSADYVSEKFEEVNTLIQAASGIYVGATASEATATSGQTLPVNVEIVCRGAGTKVVLGSISSEDYSGKNGALNKELKKGIAVNEKLELPLATTVSVSQPYWLRKLGTVGMYQVPDTISTRRYYPGCKGPIVITRQQIIGQPENPPAVAVDCEFQVNGEPLTITVPVQYKHTDPVLGELYQPLAVVPPVLVNLPPARSYIFTNLQAQVSGGFGQTVPVTLRAGRAGVSGSVALQVPAGWRVTPATIPFSLTNKDEERTVSFKISPTTTTEGKAELRAVATVDGQTYTRGIQKIEYPHIPTQFLFPEAVAPLVKLDLKRRGQNVAYLMGAGDEVPDALRQIGYTVTLLKPEEITAARLKEFDALVVGIRAYNTVDALKTKHPEILQYIEAGGNVVVQYVVNRGTVLPEIGPYPMTLSSDRVTVEDAPVTLTKHQLLAAPNKITADDFKGWVQEQGLYYPSKWDPKYQTVISSSDPGEAAKESAILVTDYGKGHYIYTGLSLFRELPAGVPGAYRLITNMISYGKEVAQ; this is translated from the coding sequence ATGCTCCGACACTTCCGCCCGCGCCTCGCAGCCCTGCTACTGCTCACTGTTAACTGCTCACTGTTAACTGAAACGAAGGCCCAAACGCCCAAAACCTACACCTCCTCCGAAATCCTGCTGGGCCTCAAGAAGCTCAACGTCCTCGGCTCGGTGATGTACATCGCCGCCCACCCCGACGACGAAAACACCCGCCTCATCGCCTACCTGGCCAACGAGCGCCTGCTCGAAACCAGCTACCTGAGCTGCACCCGCGGCGACGGCGGCCAGAACCTCATCGGCCCCGAGCTGCGCGAAGGCCTCGGCGTGATTCGCACGCAGGAGCTGCTCGCGGCCCGGCGGCTCGACGGCGGCCGGCAGTTCTTCACCCGCGCCAACGACTTCGGCTTCTCCAAAACTTCCGACGAAACCTTTCGCATCTGGGACAAGGAGCAGGTGCTCGCCGACATGGTGTGGGTCATCCGCCAGCGCCGGCCCGACGTGCTCATCACCCGCTTCCCGCCCGACGCCCGCGCCGGCCACGGCCACCACCAGGCCAGCGCCATCCTCGCCGCCGAAGCCTTCGACGCCGCCGGCGACCCCAAGCGCTTCCCCGAACAGCTCCAGTACGTGCAAGCCTGGCAGCCCAAGCGGCTATTCTGGAACACCGGCAGCTTCTTTGTGAAGCCCGGCGAAAACATGGACGGCTACCTCCGGCTCGATGCCGGCGGCTACAATCCCCTGCTGGGCCAGAGCTACGGCGAAATCGCGGCCCGCAGCCGCAGCAACCACCGCAGCCAGGGCTTCGGCTCGGCCGCCCAGCGGGGCGAGGCGCTGGAGTATTTCCAGCCCGTGAAAGGCGACAAAGCCACCAAAGACCTGTTCGAAGGCGTGGACCAAACCTGGAACCGGGTGCCCGGCGGCGCGGCCGTGGGCAAGCTCATCGAGGAGGTGATTCGCAAGTACGACCCGAGCAACCCCAGCGCCAGCGTGGCGGGGCTGCTGAAGGTGCGGGCGGCAATACAGCGCGTTCCCATCAAGCAAGGTGATGATACCCGACGCTGGTCGGCTGATTATGTATCTGAGAAATTTGAAGAAGTAAATACACTGATTCAGGCAGCGTCAGGAATCTATGTAGGTGCGACAGCATCTGAAGCTACTGCCACGTCAGGGCAAACTCTACCTGTCAATGTTGAAATTGTTTGTCGTGGAGCAGGGACCAAAGTTGTGTTGGGTTCCATTTCATCGGAGGACTATAGCGGTAAAAACGGTGCTTTGAATAAGGAACTCAAGAAGGGTATTGCCGTGAATGAAAAGCTTGAGCTTCCCCTAGCGACTACTGTATCAGTATCACAGCCATATTGGCTACGCAAACTTGGCACTGTGGGCATGTATCAAGTGCCAGACACTATCAGCACGAGGCGCTATTATCCCGGATGCAAAGGACCAATTGTAATAACCCGCCAGCAGATTATTGGACAGCCAGAGAATCCGCCAGCGGTAGCAGTGGACTGCGAATTTCAAGTCAACGGTGAACCACTAACTATTACCGTCCCCGTCCAATACAAGCACACCGACCCCGTGCTGGGCGAATTATACCAGCCGCTGGCCGTGGTGCCGCCCGTGTTGGTGAATCTGCCGCCGGCCCGTTCCTATATTTTCACCAATCTACAGGCCCAGGTAAGTGGTGGCTTCGGACAAACAGTGCCAGTGACATTGCGCGCCGGCCGAGCCGGGGTAAGCGGGAGCGTGGCCTTGCAAGTGCCGGCCGGTTGGCGGGTCACGCCCGCCACGATTCCTTTCAGTTTGACGAATAAAGACGAGGAGCGAACAGTATCCTTTAAAATTTCTCCGACTACGACCACTGAAGGCAAAGCAGAATTGCGCGCCGTGGCAACGGTTGACGGTCAAACGTACACCCGCGGCATCCAGAAAATTGAGTACCCGCACATCCCCACGCAGTTCCTCTTCCCCGAAGCCGTGGCCCCACTGGTGAAGCTCGACCTGAAGCGGCGCGGCCAGAACGTGGCCTACCTCATGGGCGCCGGCGACGAAGTGCCCGACGCCCTGCGCCAAATCGGCTACACCGTCACCCTGCTCAAGCCCGAGGAAATCACCGCCGCCCGCCTCAAGGAATTCGATGCCCTGGTCGTGGGCATCCGCGCCTACAACACCGTCGATGCCCTGAAAACCAAGCATCCCGAAATCCTCCAATACATCGAAGCCGGCGGCAACGTAGTCGTACAATACGTAGTGAACCGCGGCACCGTACTGCCCGAAATCGGCCCCTACCCGATGACGCTTTCCTCCGACCGCGTGACCGTGGAAGACGCCCCCGTGACCCTCACGAAGCACCAGCTGCTGGCCGCCCCCAACAAAATCACCGCCGACGATTTTAAAGGCTGGGTGCAGGAGCAGGGCCTCTATTACCCATCGAAATGGGACCCGAAATACCAGACCGTCATTTCGAGCAGCGACCCCGGCGAAGCGGCGAAGGAAAGCGCCATTCTGGTGACGGATTACGGCAAAGGGCACTACATCTACACGGGCTTGTCGCTGTTCCGGGAACTGCCGGCCGGCGTGCCGGGCGCCTACCGGCTGATTACGAACATGATTTCCTACGGGAAGGAAGTGGCGCAGTAA
- a CDS encoding DUF3667 domain-containing protein, whose amino-acid sequence MMTNAAAHHPACLNCGHALAPPGCFCPQCGQAPAHRLSTAHVLHEVLHVFTHADKGIFAFIPQVLLRPGPLVADYLAGRRKRHFNPFQFLLLLVGFVTLLGVKLHYYEGVGASVAAAMQRTETLSPAELHRVEQYFHTIGAFFNVYWLALLPVQALLVWAAYRRRAGLNYAEAVLVQVVVGCAYQLLLLLALPTVRLLGVHQPGLSTALLQGTVTALYLFLIGRRGLGLPVSAAWGRALLVGLLAGLLNFGANYAAFNLYVFHG is encoded by the coding sequence ATGATGACAAACGCCGCCGCCCACCATCCCGCGTGTTTGAACTGCGGCCACGCCCTGGCGCCGCCCGGTTGCTTCTGCCCGCAGTGCGGGCAGGCGCCGGCCCACCGCCTCAGCACCGCGCACGTGCTCCACGAGGTGCTGCACGTCTTCACCCACGCCGACAAGGGCATTTTCGCCTTCATCCCGCAGGTGCTGCTACGCCCGGGGCCGCTGGTGGCCGACTACCTGGCCGGGCGCCGCAAGCGCCATTTCAACCCCTTTCAATTTCTGCTGCTGCTCGTCGGCTTTGTCACGCTGCTAGGCGTGAAGCTGCACTACTACGAAGGCGTGGGCGCCAGCGTGGCCGCTGCCATGCAGCGCACCGAAACCCTGAGCCCGGCCGAGCTGCACCGCGTCGAACAATACTTCCACACCATCGGGGCTTTTTTCAACGTGTACTGGCTGGCCCTGCTGCCGGTGCAGGCCCTGCTGGTGTGGGCCGCCTACCGCCGCCGCGCTGGCCTCAACTACGCCGAGGCCGTGCTGGTGCAGGTGGTGGTGGGCTGCGCCTACCAGCTGTTGCTGCTGCTGGCGCTGCCCACGGTGCGCCTGCTGGGCGTGCACCAGCCGGGCCTGAGCACGGCCCTGCTGCAAGGCACCGTCACGGCGCTGTACTTGTTTTTGATTGGGCGGCGCGGGTTGGGACTGCCCGTGTCTGCGGCGTGGGGCCGGGCCCTGCTGGTGGGGCTGCTAGCCGGCCTGCTGAATTTCGGAGCCAACTACGCCGCCTTCAACCTGTATGTGTTTCACGGCTGA